ATCACCGCGCAGTGCGGCCGCAGCCCGGACAGGCGGCACTTGATATCTAAAAACTTCTCCGCGCCCAGGTCGGCGCCAAAGCCGGCCTCGGTCACCACATAGTCCGCCAATTTCAGCGCCATGCGGGTGGCGATCACGCTGTTGCAGCCGTGGGCAATATTGGCAAAGGGCCCGCCGTGAATCAGCACCGGCGTGTGCTCCAGCGTCTGCACCAGGTTGGGGTTAAGCGCGTCTTTGAGCAGCGCGCACATAGCGCCCTCCGCCTTTAAATCCCCCGCGGTAACGGCCTTGCCCGCGTAGGTATAACCTACGACGATGGCTGCCAGCCGCTTTTTCAGATCTTTAAGATCCTTCGCCAGACAGAAGATCGCCATTACCTCGCTGGCTACCGTGATCTGGAACCCATCCTCCCGGGGCATGCCCTGCATCCGCCCGCCAAGACCGGAGACGATCTGGCGCAGCTGCCTGTCGTTCATATCCAGGGCGCGCTTCCAGGTGACCCGCCGCGGGTCGATCCCCAGCGCGTTTCCCTGTTGGATGTGGTTATCCAGCAGCGCAGCCAGCAGGTTATTGGCCGCCGTAATGGCGTGTAAATCCCCGGTAAAGTGCAGGTTCAGCTCATCCATGGGCACCACCTGGGCGTAGCCGCCCCCCGCGGCCCCCCCTTTGACGCCGAATACCGGCCCCAGCGAGGGCTCCCGCAGGGCGATGGCCGTGCGCTTGCCTAACCGGCTTAGCGCATCGCCCAGCCCCACGCTGACGGTGGTCTTCCCCTCACCTGCGGGCGTGGGGTTGATGGCCGTCACCAATACCAGCTTGCCATCGGGCTGTTCTTGCATTTTATCGATCAGCTTCAGGTTCACCTTGGCCTTATAGCGGCCATAGGGTTCCCAGTCCGCCTCCTTAAGGCCCAGCTTTTCCGCGATCTGCCCCACAGGGCGCATCTGCGCCTGGCGGGCGATCTCCATATCGCTTAAATGTGCCATATTCTACCTCCCCCTCGATCCTTTCGCTTTGGGCTTACCCCGCCCAAAGGTTAAAAAGGCGCTGTCCCCACGAAAACGCGGAGCAGCGCCTTTTAAAACGTTCAAGCACAACCAAGGCGCGGGCCGCAGCCATCCTTGCTGCAGGGCCGGCTTTAGGCTGTTAGATCTTGTTGTTGCAGCCCAGCACCTCTACGATCTTATGGCGCACGCTCTCGCGCACCGCATCGCGGGCCGGGGTCAGGTACTGGCGGGGATCAAAGTGATCCGGATGCTCCACCATGTACTTGCGCAGCGCCGCCGTCACGCCCAGACGGATATCGCTGTCGATATTGATCTTGCACACCGCCATCGTGGCAGCCTTGCGCAGCAGCGCCTCGGGTACGCCCTGGGCGCCGTCGATCTTGCCGCCGTACTGGTTGATCATCTCCACATACTCGGGGATGACCGAGGAAGCCCCGTGCAGCACGATGGGGAAACCGGGCAGGCGCTTGGAGACCTCTTCAAGGATATCAA
Above is a genomic segment from Luoshenia tenuis containing:
- a CDS encoding formate--tetrahydrofolate ligase, translated to MAHLSDMEIARQAQMRPVGQIAEKLGLKEADWEPYGRYKAKVNLKLIDKMQEQPDGKLVLVTAINPTPAGEGKTTVSVGLGDALSRLGKRTAIALREPSLGPVFGVKGGAAGGGYAQVVPMDELNLHFTGDLHAITAANNLLAALLDNHIQQGNALGIDPRRVTWKRALDMNDRQLRQIVSGLGGRMQGMPREDGFQITVASEVMAIFCLAKDLKDLKKRLAAIVVGYTYAGKAVTAGDLKAEGAMCALLKDALNPNLVQTLEHTPVLIHGGPFANIAHGCNSVIATRMALKLADYVVTEAGFGADLGAEKFLDIKCRLSGLRPHCAVIVATVRALKSHGGVAKDALNEENIPALKAGLPNLLRHVRNITQVYHLPVVVALNRFPTDTQAEVDSVLEAVNALGVKAVLCDVWAKGGEGGKALAQEVLALCEKPRQALHFAYEDTLSLEEKVEAVVQKVYGGEGVDFTAAAKRELKKLEQDGFGACPVCVAKTQYSFSDDPKKLGAPEGFRVTVRSAKVSAGAGFVVVLTGDIMTMPGLPKVPAAEQIDVDEQGEITGLF